A window of Ipomoea triloba cultivar NCNSP0323 chromosome 2, ASM357664v1 contains these coding sequences:
- the LOC116010739 gene encoding uncharacterized protein LOC116010739, with protein sequence MATRVPFGPSIRSSFESRLCFGVADPRTVVIIEVILKYKQTIYLRNRRGYLVDFYDINSDFNACFDFPELSYCELSAQIGQWLPGLSPSLSTQLSQRILVYAQQVAVAANARHRLNDNGGANKITAFVEIEEPELQPTDDDQVQDYSGVRADLDDDGGIVVLSFGNNFIDGYYDANNDESSSKPPRGLSWDEINGLKQERFKNGTAAEMCSICLEEFSAGVKIMPLSCSHTFHHNCIASWLQKQACCPICRFDITQPC encoded by the coding sequence ATGGCGACACGTGTACCCTTCGGACCCTCGATCAGATCTTCGTTTGAGTCGAGGTTGTGTTTTGGGGTGGCTGATCCAAGAACGGTGGTAATTATAGAAGTTATTTTGAAATACAAACAGACGATATACTTGAGAAATCGGCGGGGCTATCTTGTTGATTTCTACGACATAAACTCCGACTTCAACGCTTGTTTCGATTTTCCTGAGTTGTCGTATTGTGAGTTGAGTGCCCAAATTGGTCAGTGGCTGCCGGGACTGTCTCCCTCCTTATCCACCCAGCTTTCCCAACGAATCTTGGTGTACGCGCAACAAGTTGCAGTTGCCGCCAATGCCCGCCACCGCCTCAATGACAATGGCGGTGCAAATAAAATCACGGCTTTTGTGGAGATTGAGGAGCCAGAACTGCAACCAACAGATGACGACCAAGTACAAGATTACTCGGGCGTGCGGGCTgatcttgatgatgatggtggaaTAGTAGTCTtatcttttggtaataatttCATTGACGGTTATTATGACGCTAATAATGATGAGTCGTCATCGAAGCCACCAAGGGGTTTGAGTTGGGATGAGATTAACGGGTTGAAGCAAGAAAGATTCAAGAATGGTACTGCTGCAGAGATGTGTTCGATTTGTTTGGAAGAGTTCTCGGCAGGAGTCAAGATTATGCCATTGTCATGTTCTCACACCTTTCACCATAACTGCATTGCTTCATGGCTCCAAAAACAGGCATGCTGTCCGATTTGTCGATTCGACATCACGCAACCATGCTAA
- the LOC116010740 gene encoding E3 ubiquitin ligase BIG BROTHER-related-like — MATHVQYVPSIKFSFESMLCFGLADPRTVVIIEVVLKYKRWIFLRNQRGQIVDFYETNSDSYACFDSPGLSYYDLRAQIRLWMPGMSPSLRTQLSQRIFLYVQQVAFANACELLDENGGANKVTAFVEIEEPQLLQDYTDEDDDDDDDDDDDDDDDDDDDDESKPPRSLSWDEINGLKQERFESGTAAEEEPLMCSICLEEFSKGVKITPLPCSHTFHHNCIASWLRKQANCPLCRFDITQEC; from the coding sequence ATGGCGACACATGTACAGTACGTACCCTCGATCAAATTTTCATTTGAGTCGATGTTGTGTTTTGGGTTGGCCGATCCAAGAACCGTGGTAATTATAGAAGTTGTTTTGAAATACAAACGGTGGATATTCTTGAGAAACCAGCGGGGCCAGATTGTTGATTTCTACGAGACAAACTCCGACTCCTACGCTTGTTTCGATTCTCCTGGGTTGTCGTATTATGACTTGAGAGCCCAAATTCGTCTGTGGATGCCGGGAATGTCTCCCTCCTTACGCACCCAGCTTTCCCAACGAATCTTCTTGTACGTGCAACAAGTTGCATTTGCCAATGCCTGCGAGCTCTTGGATGAGAATGGCGGTGCAAATAAAGTGACGGCTTTCGTGGAGATTGAGGAGCCACAACTGCTACAAGATTACACGGAcgaagatgatgatgacgatgatgacGACGACGATGACGACGACGATGACGACGATGACGACGACGAGTCGAAGCCACCAAGGAGTTTGAGTTGGGATGAGATTAATGGGTTGAAGCAAGAAAGGTTCGAGAGTGGTACTGCTGCAGAGGAGGAACCATTGATGTGTTCGATTTGTTTGGAAGAGTTCTCGAAGGGAGTTAAAATTACGCCATTGCCATGTTCTCACACATTTCACCACAACTGCATTGCTTCATGGCTCCGAAAACAAGCAAACTGCCCGCTTTGTCGATTCGACATCACGCAAGAATGCTAA